TAATGCTATTTCTGAAGCATCTttaggaaatatttttataaagcaatATCTTTAACTTCTCGATTGTTAGTAATATTGTAGTattatataaacgtaaattcTAATTTAGGTAATCTTCGACGATATACTAAAAGTCAATCTAGATTATTCGGAATCCATTTGAAGGATTTAAATGCTTGACACTCATTAGCAGAGGGACTGGCAGTGGGTTATTGACTAGTGACAGAATAGATCATATTGGATGCTGATTTGTCATGGATTGGTTGTCGTTAGTCGCTTTCGTATACTCTCATTaaggtataaataaatagagcGGGGATCGTTCACGTAACGCAATTTCGGGTTCGATCTCTCCGCGAATTTCTTCTACATAAGATGAAAGTTGTCGCTGAGAGCCGATTTCGCGGTATTCGAGCAACGGGTGACCTCGAAAAGCGAAGGATCGGTGTAGATCGGCTCGCTCGGATCGAAACCGCCACGTCGACCACTGGACAATCCTACAGCACCCTCCAGAGCGGTGGACGACGAGGCGAGACGTTGGCTGATAGCATTGCTCATTGATCTCGAGATCgatctataataattaaacatttcctCCTGTTACGATCTCTATTGCAAATTAatgatgaataattaaatattaatgcggaaatgttaaatatttttttaacgcatTTTCCCCCTTTATGACTCTgaacttaaaatatatagattgttTGTTTGACTTTTTACTTACGAAGCCTGGAACGGTTTCTGAAGACCTGCTCTCATGAAAGAAAAGTTGTTAACTCGGCTGTTGTAAGGCTCGTCGGAATGGCTGCTGCGATTGCAGGTTTTGTCGAGTCTACGATTTTTCATGATCACGGAATAAACGTATTTTCTGAAACGATGAATCACTTTAAATTCGCTTAATAGGCAGAGAAGCATAAGAAACTGTATAAACTGAGAAActcagttattttttattaataatactataagtttttatgaaatatttatagattaatttaatcttgtGAGAAcgtaaatgagaaataaattttcgaaagttaaatataagttttacctATAAACGAGCATAGACAAGAGAACGACGGAGGCTAAGAGCACGACGAGGATACCCACTGCGGTAACCAAGCCATAGTATTCATTTTGcgttatacaaatattttccaaGATCTTGGTTTGCTTCTCGACGACGGTGTCTTTTTCAATGTCCATTCTCGAGTCGAGAACCTATCAAAATacagataatattataaaccgCGGAAATGGAGATGACATCTTTTCATTCCTTCGACGCGAAAGCTTCTATCTTGGTACCTCTATCATTTCCCTGACAtgttcttcctcctcttcgtTATCCATGTCGTCGTTCGCAGGGTCGGTCGCGTTGAAAATCGTCGTCGACACGTTGTTCGAGTCACCGTCCGTCACCGTTATCGGCGACACCTCGTCCTCGTCCGCTACCGTGTCGTTATTTACGTCCCTTCGCCGCCTGCCGAAAGACGGCTCGCTCCTGCCGGTACCGCCGGAGCAATACGCCGGTTGGCAGCCATCGCGGCACGTTCTTACGTTCGCCTCGAACACCAGGAAATTTGATTCAGGTATTTTGAAGGCGTTGAAGCGGGCCTCGAGGCTATCGCCGTCGCGGAGACGATCCAAACCCGGAAACACGTAGTTGTCCACCGGACAGCTGCAAAAATTTCCGTTTTAATCACGATACGATATGTCCGATACGTTATGATTTGcggataattaaatttatttatgtaacttGACAGCTCGAGAAAGACCAAGAAAAAATGCAgcaataatattgcattatctCCAGTAtagataatgtaatattattgctGTGTTTTTATAATGCtattataatttctctctttttcttctctgaCTATTAGCGGATGTATCTTACCCATATCTGTCTATCAGTTGAACACTTCTACCAGAGTAAGGATCTCTTGCGATAACGTTGGTAGCAAATATATCCGTTACGTAATTGTACCTAtgggaaataataattaggacttattaaaatttaaataattatatgttttaaatacgTGAAGCTTTCAATTTCCGACGCGTGCAAAGATTAATTTTGAAGTCAACGGAATCAGACAGTAATACGAAggtattatttctattaaaccATGCTCTAAAATGTAAccttgtaattttattaaattctcgcGATTATTATGCTAAAAGACGTATAAATGGAGATTACCCATCCTGAGCTTCGAGTCTGAATGTGAGAGGGTCACCGACAGCGATGGTCGTCGTAGGTCTACCCTGATAGAGAATCATCAAGCGTACTCTGGAGCTCAAGGTGTTTTCCGCTGGGAGATATTCAATAGGGATGGGAGACCCTGATCTGTACAGTGCACGTACGAGTTCCATTAGCGAAATTGAAAGTAGAAACATCGAATAGTGTGGTAAAAGcgacgtatataaaaaataatgccgACGGCATAAATCAACCAATTAACTTTTacttctaaattttaattttaccaaTTCATGTAAATTTATCATCTTCCAACTAGAGATTTTTTGGTATAACTATTGTAACACAAAAATAACTATTGCAAATAGTAAAGTAGTATTAAAAAGTAACTATTGCGTCATAATTAATAGCATAAAAACCCAAAATTTCCGATACTataattaatcgtattaattaattttttaataagtggcaacgttaataaaaaagtagtaCGTTATATATGATACAGTGTAACGTAAAGTAGGCAATTGCACGAAGGAATAGAATTGCGTGCGTGATATTCTTAAATGACATTTGGGACTGaatgtgtaataaaagaaattgcacGAGCGTGCTTGCACCTATGTATACTCGCGTACGAAAGACGGAGCGTTTTACTCTGCTCACAGTAACTCGCTAAGCATTATATGTGACTCCATGTTAACATATGAAATTAATGAGCAAGGGGAGCCTAGAATAACGTTGGAGCAATACGGTAATATTTGCTCAACGTATCTAAAGATGGAGAGTTTGACTTGCTTGCTCTGAAATTATACGTTTCGTCGGAAGAAAATCctgtaagtatataattagataagattataaattataacaaggAATATTATTAGTTAGgctcaataatttttctctcgatatggctttatttacaaaattcagTGTCCCTATATGGCACGTAACGCGTTAAAAATCATACTCTCGGTGCAAGACGCGACCTCTCGATCGATATGACCTGGCATACCCGGCACCGATGTAGCCGGATGTGACGACAGCTTCGCCAGGCCCCCGAAACATGCACGTCAGGTTGAATCGTTTGTCCCGTCCGGTTTGCACGTAATCCGAAAATTGCACCACCACGATATTTGTCATCGTATCGCCGTACTGCAAACATTCATCAAAGCATTTATCACATACATCTATTACTACTGtcaaaaattgcgattttatCAGATACTACCAAGAAAGAGAAGTGGGTcgttaatacaaaaattaaagaaagcaaattattataaataacttttataaatctaattaaaagtaatCGCGGACTTTTCCCCATGCTTCATGAAGCTTTCGTAGTCCTTTGGTGATCGTGCACGATAAAAGTTTTTAGCTTGAATCAAATCATGGAAATTACTTCGGCGGATCGAACAGTTAAACGGAAATGGCCACTCTTACTCGTTGTGTGCCGCACTCGGGGTATCCCTGAGGTCCGCTGATACGGAGCACGTTCACGGTGCCGCCGCTTCCGCGGAAGAAGCACCGGTCGTAGTACCCGTACGTGTAAATTCGCCCGATGAATCCCTCCGGCGTCCTTAGTGTAAACTCCATCCCGTCCTCGCTACAGACTTGACTCACTAGAAGTGTAACAGAGCGTAATTCGTTGGCATCCGCGCGGTTTCCGGCAAACCAAGGCTCAAAGAGAGGTGCGCGTTAATTAAATACGGTGccaagttaattaaattgaagttaattaaatagtcaataaaattattagcaGGCCAAGGTGAAATCGAGCTTACATGGATAAGATACACAAGTTGACTATGCTAAAAACCGTATTGCTTCTCTATTAGCAAGATTGGGAAGGGATGGGAAATCGCTGATCAGGGATGgtcataaaaatgtatcacgTACACCCTCGATACTTGGAATGTAGGCTGTGTTGGTGTGTTGGATATTGCATAGGTTGCGCACGTGCGAGAAGGAGAAAACGTAtaggtgaaaaaaaaaacagcattAGAGATTTATTTCGTAAAGGTGAAGTCGTGTGACAGTGGTGCAAAATTGTATGTACAATAACGTGCGTAAAAATCCATCATCAAATATGTGCAGCTAGAATAGTAATTCTAGAAGAGtaattatctcattttatAGATCGAATGCCGAGTGAAACGCTGTCTTCAATGCGTTCTTAATTCCATGTAGATAATAATCTGGACATTTTATTCGTATTTTGAACATACGTTTCACCCTGGTTCTCAATGAGTTCATGTGTGTTTCGCGCATGTTTCCAGCTTTTGTATCGGCACTTTACGGACGGAGTGGCCGCTTACCGTCCAGACATTCTCCGTCTGCGCCCTGGCGGCCGTTGTTCCTCTCGTAGAAATCGTAATCGGAGCCCGAGTCGTAATAAACCGGATTGCCCATGTCCATGTCTCTGGAGTCCCGGTCGCTGAGCTCACAGTTGTCCCTCTCGGCCCCGTAAGGCGCGGCGTACGGCCGGTAATTGAAGGACCTGCAAATGACGTTGGGAATTTGCGAGCACTGTCCGATCGATTGCGCAAACAAACGCTCTCAGATCATTCCTAATTCAATTTCAAGCTTCCCGGGTCACAAGCATCTCCTGAATCAACTGTCGGAATGCTGCAATGCGTTTCACCGTTGTAACTGTAGCTTTCGATGAACGCACTTCCTACTTATGCCTTTGCAGAATTATCTTTCCTGTTTCGCGTACTGATATATGAGCcgaattcaattttattttttatgttaacttTCACTATTCTCTGTTGATTTTATAATCGCTAGGAAACGTTTTTATGcctttgataaatataatcacatCGCTATCATGAAATATATTGCTTAAATCGATCATGTAGcacattatcattaaaaaattattcaatttggATTTAAGatgcttttattttctctaaattgcTAGCAAAACGACAAAGCTTTATTTATGTCAAGCATCTTTCGCAAATATCTTTCGAATTATGTAATTACCGAAAAGAACTCGatgttttgatataaattttaattatcgttcaatatatttttataaattcggTCTTTATTATTACCTGCAAACGAAGTCTCTAGCGTCGGCACATTCTCTCTCGCATTGAGCCAACGACGAGGCGGTGGTGTACCGTCTGACGAACGGCTTTCGCACTCTGGTGTGTGTCCCGACTTGTCTGAAATTATCCTGCTCGTCGCACCTAGACACTAACGGAGGTCTGCCTATGATAGGCCCGCCGGCAGTTCCAAATGGACGAGAGTTGTAGACGCCGCCTTCGCCTATGTATCCACCACCGACGATACCACCGCCGTCGCCGTACCCTCCGTACCCTCCAACGGGGGGTCGCGCCGGACCATAAGGCCCACCGCCCGCGCCGTAAGGAGGTCGTGACTCGGGACCCTGGCCCTGGGGACCGCGAACGTCATCGACGAATCCGTGCGAGAACATTCCTGGCGGCGGATACCTGCTGTTTAATTGAATCgcaatgtaatttttctatGATACATTATGTGACCTATCaagattacataaattatttacgttgAATAAACGTAAAACTCATTAGGCAGACAACGTGCTACTAAAAAAGCGACAAATTaagcgaaaaaaatatttacctttgATTTAATCTCGCGACTTACCGGTTAGCATAAGGGTCCTTGTCTGGATATCTTCCAGTAGCTGGATATCGATCGATAGGAGTTCTATCACCTAATGTCATAGGATATCGGTCCATCGGGTCTTCCGGGAGAGGATACCGATCGATTGTATTGGGATATCGATCAATCATGTCAGTAGGATATCGGCTTGGAATCAGTCGGACCCCATGTATTACGGGATATCGGTCATTCGCGGGATATCTCCCCAAAGTTCCGGCATCTGGATATCTATTGACGCTAACAGGACGGCGGTCTCCTCCTCTAACAGGATATCGATCGGATATGGGATATCGATCCGGATAACGGTCTCCAACTGGGTAACGATCAGAGGAAGGATAACGGTCTCCCGTGGGATAACGATCTCCTGCGGGATAACGATCTCCTGCGGGATATCTATCTCCAGCGGGATATCTATCTCCAGCGGGATATCTATCTCCAACGGGATACCTATCTCCAGCGGGATACCTATCTCCAGCGGGATATCTATCTCCAGCGGGATATCTATCTCCAGCGGGATATCTATCTCCAGCGGGATATCTATCTCCAGCAGGATATCTATCAGGATATCGATCACCAACAGGATATCGATCGGGATAGTTGTCGGACTCGCCTAAAGGATATCTGTTGTCCGGGTATCTATCGTCTAAGGGACGACGATCGGGATATCGGTCTGGATAACGGTCGGGATAACGATCTGGATAGCGATCGGGATACCGATCTGGCATACGATCGGGATAGCGATCCGGTTTGACGCTACTGGAGTATCCTTTGTCGTAGTCGTCCGGGTATCCTgaaggaaatattttaataagttttattgccataattaattatgcatattaaatCTTTCGCATTTTTAATATGGAAGCTGATAaacaaatatgataataacttATATACGTTACCATTAAATACAGTtatctgattttttattaatattaaattatacgattataatagtaaagaaaaataaaattcaggaTTAGATAACCATATTTAGCGTTAAACGTACAGTGCGAATGTAGTTTTGATTAGCTTAGTATTCGAATGACACGATTTATGAGATGATATTTACGAGATGATCGTAACAGATGATGTTAACAGTCATGTCTAACAGCGGTTATATACATTGTGTGTTTGAGATCTTGTCCCATTACGACAATTTATGGGAATACTTAGCAGTTCCATGAATAATTACGTAACTTTATATAACACGTCGACATGCGATATTAtgctaaattaataaagcGATTCTAACCGGGTCTTCCTAAAGAGGGTCGTCCAAAGTTTGTGTCTTGTCCCAGAGGATCGGGTCTGTATCCAGGGCCATCGCGATCGCCGTCTAGATATTGATCTGTTAGTATATACAATGGGtcgttaaattaaacattaatctACGTAACGCTGTATCATATTGCTTCAATAAATTCGCGAAATACGCAGCGCAGTGATACAAGTCAATCTATCAACCGACATAATTGTTTAAGAAAAGAATCGAATCGATTCCAAATTTTTCGTAGCAGAACAAAGATAAACGTTCAAGAATTTACTTTTTTGATAGTATACTGCTTATTGATCTTTTTcggatatatattaattgttgaaGTTCTATTAGCTGCGTAGAATTTATTGCGGATGACACGATATTCAGAAACTGTTTATCACGTATCCTTTCTCGCGGCGAACGGACAGACGATCGATACTCACGCATGAGATTCTCGTAATAGTCGTAATCGGCATCGTAGATAATCCGGTTACCGTCCCTCTGATTGAACCGGCTTAATCGGCAGGTATGATAATGCTCGGAGTAAACGGCGCTACGGCACTGAAAGCTCGTCTGCCGGAGGCACTCGTCCAGGCACTCGCTGAGGCTGCGTCCGGTGATCTCTGAATGAAACTCGCCGCTCAGACGCGAGTTCCGATAACGCTGGAAGGCCGTGTCCGGACGACGACCGTCGGAGAAGAGGTGCGACGACGAGCTGCTGTCCGGGTATTCGGAGCCGCGCGCTACGGACGGATCTACGCTTCGTAAGTGGGCATTGATAACGAGTTGTGAATCACCAAGTGACCATTGTTAATTGAACGCCTCGTTAGAATATGTACTATGATACAGATACAGAGTAAGATAGAAATCACTCTGATACTTTGAACTCTCGATTAGAACggtaaataatttgtacaataGGCAATTTTAGGATTACATGTTCGATCaaatctttatttcatttatttacacCGAAACCACGttaatgaaattatagaaaagattagtaattagtaaatttaataaaccaagatattagtaaaaataaatttaaaaaaatagtttaataaaagcttagttttttgaaaattaattttggttAGAACATTAGATAATGTTttggtaaaataattaattctttatacaatttattgcGAATATTACTTACGTAATGAGACGAATTATCGCAAACTAAAATAGAGATGGGCAAGGAGAGCtagtattacaaattaatattattttgcatacaCTCACGATTATCTAAACACACCAAATCGTAAAAGTGATGGCTTGGGCTGCTACTAACTCCAATATCGTCCTTTTGTGAAACGGAATCTTCCTCGGATATGACGCACTGTCGAGTTTGCTCGTCAAACTCGACGCTGcgacagaaatatttctccgCTCTGAGACATAGCGCCTGACATTCGTCCAAAGTGAGATTCGTGTATATATCCACTTCAAACGGGCCGCGTAAACGTTTGTTCTCTTCTTTGACAAATACTGCGAGGCCGTCGCATCGTCTTTCGGCTGATCACacgttaaaagaatatttcttcaattttaacaattatgtataattgatataaatgttattaattaatataatta
This genomic stretch from Temnothorax longispinosus isolate EJ_2023e chromosome 9, Tlon_JGU_v1, whole genome shotgun sequence harbors:
- the Nompa gene encoding uncharacterized protein Nompa isoform X4, with protein sequence MRRSISMLLTIWILVVLDLLVNVSAQTTCNGGLGRVVYERLPDQQLQGFDDDVVRDSAPPFRVLEKCQELCLRDRTATNNLVRACTSFDFQPGSRIASFSGAAEYEESTCYLTREQAQPEGIGNLMLVPNSVHFTEVCLASDRIERECPNRRYVFERHPRKKLKLPLTDIKEVSAANRTDCEDRCLNEFSFVCRSATYDTALRSCSLSRFTRRTHPELLEDDPNSDYLENTCLNAERRCDGLAVFVKEENKRLRGPFEVDIYTNLTLDECQALCLRAEKYFCRSVEFDEQTRQCVISEEDSVSQKDDIGVSSSPSHHFYDLVCLDNPRGSEYPDSSSSSHLFSDGRRPDTAFQRYRNSRLSGEFHSEITGRSLSECLDECLRQTSFQCRSAVYSEHYHTCRLSRFNQRDGNRIIYDADYDYYENLMHQYLDGDRDGPGYRPDPLGQDTNFGRPSLGRPGYPDDYDKGYSSSVKPDRYPDRMPDRYPDRYPDRYPDRYPDRYPDRRPLDDRYPDNRYPLGESDNYPDRYPVGDRYPDRYPAGDRYPAGDRYPAGDRYPAGDRYPAGDRYPAGDRYPVGDRYPAGDRYPAGDRYPAGDRYPAGDRYPTGDRYPSSDRYPVGDRYPDRYPISDRYPVRGGDRRPVSVNRYPDAGTLGRYPANDRYPVIHGVRLIPSRYPTDMIDRYPNTIDRYPLPEDPMDRYPMTLGDRTPIDRYPATGRYPDKDPYANRRYPPPGMFSHGFVDDVRGPQGQGPESRPPYGAGGGPYGPARPPVGGYGGYGDGGGIVGGGYIGEGGVYNSRPFGTAGGPIIGRPPLVSRCDEQDNFRQVGTHTRVRKPFVRRYTTASSLAQCERECADARDFVCRSFNYRPYAAPYGAERDNCELSDRDSRDMDMGNPVYYDSGSDYDFYERNNGRQGADGECLDVSQVCSEDGMEFTLRTPEGFIGRIYTYGYYDRCFFRGSGGTVNVLRISGPQGYPECGTQRYGDTMTNIVVVQFSDYVQTGRDKRFNLTCMFRGPGEAVVTSGYIGAGYARSGSPIPIEYLPAENTLSSRVRLMILYQGRPTTTIAVGDPLTFRLEAQDGYNYVTDIFATNVIARDPYSGRSVQLIDRYGCPVDNYVFPGLDRLRDGDSLEARFNAFKIPESNFLVFEANVRTCRDGCQPAYCSGGTGRSEPSFGRRRRDVNNDTVADEDEVSPITVTDGDSNNVSTTIFNATDPANDDMDNEEEEEHVREMIEVLDSRMDIEKDTVVEKQTKILENICITQNEYYGLVTAVGILVVLLASVVLLSMLVYRKYVYSVIMKNRRLDKTCNRSSHSDEPYNSRVNNFSFMRAGLQKPFQASSISRSMSNAISQRLASSSTALEGAVGLSSGRRGGFDPSEPIYTDPSLFEVTRCSNTAKSALSDNFHLM
- the Nompa gene encoding uncharacterized protein Nompa isoform X6; amino-acid sequence: MRRSISMLLTIWILVVLDLLVNVSAQTTCNGGLGRVVYERLPDQQLQGFDDDVVRDSAPPFRVLEKCQELCLRDRTATNNLVRACTSFDFQPGSRIASFSGAAEYEESTCYLTREQAQPEGIGNLMLVPNSVHFTEVCLASDRIERECPNRRYVFERHPRKKLKLPLTDIKEVSAANRTDCEDRCLNEFSFVCRSATYDTALRSCSLSRFTRRTHPELLEDDPNSDYLENTCLNAERRCDGLAVFVKEENKRLRGPFEVDIYTNLTLDECQALCLRAEKYFCRSVEFDEQTRQCVISEEDSVSQKDDIGVSSSPSHHFYDLVCLDNHPSVARGSEYPDSSSSSHLFSDGRRPDTAFQRYRNSRLSGEFHSEITGRSLSECLDECLRQTSFQCRSAVYSEHYHTCRLSRFNQRDGNRIIYDADYDYYENLMHGDRDGPGYRPDPLGQDTNFGRPSLGRPGYPDDYDKGYSSSVKPDRYPDRMPDRYPDRYPDRYPDRYPDRYPDRRPLDDRYPDNRYPLGESDNYPDRYPVGDRYPDRYPAGDRYPAGDRYPAGDRYPAGDRYPAGDRYPAGDRYPVGDRYPAGDRYPAGDRYPAGDRYPAGDRYPTGDRYPSSDRYPVGDRYPDRYPISDRYPVRGGDRRPVSVNRYPDAGTLGRYPANDRYPVIHGVRLIPSRYPTDMIDRYPNTIDRYPLPEDPMDRYPMTLGDRTPIDRYPATGRYPDKDPYANRRYPPPGMFSHGFVDDVRGPQGQGPESRPPYGAGGGPYGPARPPVGGYGGYGDGGGIVGGGYIGEGGVYNSRPFGTAGGPIIGRPPLVSRCDEQDNFRQVGTHTRVRKPFVRRYTTASSLAQCERECADARDFVCRSFNYRPYAAPYGAERDNCELSDRDSRDMDMGNPVYYDSGSDYDFYERNNGRQGADGECLDVSQVCSEDGMEFTLRTPEGFIGRIYTYGYYDRCFFRGSGGTVNVLRISGPQGYPECGTQRYGDTMTNIVVVQFSDYVQTGRDKRFNLTCMFRGPGEAVVTSGYIGAGYARSGSPIPIEYLPAENTLSSRVRLMILYQGRPTTTIAVGDPLTFRLEAQDGYNYVTDIFATNVIARDPYSGRSVQLIDRYGCPVDNYVFPGLDRLRDGDSLEARFNAFKIPESNFLVFEANVRTCRDGCQPAYCSGGTGRSEPSFGRRRRDVNNDTVADEDEVSPITVTDGDSNNVSTTIFNATDPANDDMDNEEEEEHVREMIEVLDSRMDIEKDTVVEKQTKILENICITQNEYYGLVTAVGILVVLLASVVLLSMLVYRKYVYSVIMKNRRLDKTCNRSSHSDEPYNSRVNNFSFMRAGLQKPFQASSISRSMSNAISQRLASSSTALEGAVGLSSGRRGGFDPSEPIYTDPSLFEVTRCSNTAKSALSDNFHLM
- the Nompa gene encoding uncharacterized protein Nompa isoform X5: MRRSISMLLTIWILVVLDLLVNVSAQTTCNGGLGRVVYERLPDQQLQGFDDDVVRDSAPPFRVLEKCQELCLRDRTATNNLVRACTSFDFQPGSRIASFSGAAEYEESTCYLTREQAQPEGIGNLMLVPNSVHFTEVCLASDRIERECPNRRYVFERHPRKKLKLPLTDIKEVSAANRTDCEDRCLNEFSFVCRSATYDTALRSCSLSRFTRRTHPELLEDDPNSDYLENTCLNAERRCDGLAVFVKEENKRLRGPFEVDIYTNLTLDECQALCLRAEKYFCRSVEFDEQTRQCVISEEDSVSQKDDIGVSSSPSHHFYDLVCLDNHPSVARGSEYPDSSSSSHLFSDGRRPDTAFQRYRNSRLSGEFHSEITGRSLSECLDECLRQTSFQCRSAVYSEHYHTCRLSRFNQRDGNRIIYDADYDYYENLMHQYLDGDRDGPGYRPDPLGQDTNFGRPSLGRPGYPDDYDKGYSSSVKPDRYPDRMPDRYPDRYPDRYPDRYPDRYPDRRPLDDRYPDNRYPLGESDNYPDRYPVGDRYPDRYPAGDRYPAGDRYPAGDRYPAGDRYPAGDRYPAGDRYPVGDRYPAGDRYPAGDRYPAGDRYPAGDRYPTGDRYPSSDRYPVGDRYPDRYPISDRYPVRGGDRRPVSVNRYPDAGTLGRYPANDRYPVIHGVRLIPSRYPTDMIDRYPNTIDRYPLPEDPMDRYPMTLGDRTPIDRYPATGRYPDKDPYANRYPPPGMFSHGFVDDVRGPQGQGPESRPPYGAGGGPYGPARPPVGGYGGYGDGGGIVGGGYIGEGGVYNSRPFGTAGGPIIGRPPLVSRCDEQDNFRQVGTHTRVRKPFVRRYTTASSLAQCERECADARDFVCRSFNYRPYAAPYGAERDNCELSDRDSRDMDMGNPVYYDSGSDYDFYERNNGRQGADGECLDVSQVCSEDGMEFTLRTPEGFIGRIYTYGYYDRCFFRGSGGTVNVLRISGPQGYPECGTQRYGDTMTNIVVVQFSDYVQTGRDKRFNLTCMFRGPGEAVVTSGYIGAGSGSPIPIEYLPAENTLSSRVRLMILYQGRPTTTIAVGDPLTFRLEAQDGYNYVTDIFATNVIARDPYSGRSVQLIDRYGCPVDNYVFPGLDRLRDGDSLEARFNAFKIPESNFLVFEANVRTCRDGCQPAYCSGGTGRSEPSFGRRRRDVNNDTVADEDEVSPITVTDGDSNNVSTTIFNATDPANDDMDNEEEEEHVREMIEVLDSRMDIEKDTVVEKQTKILENICITQNEYYGLVTAVGILVVLLASVVLLSMLVYRKYVYSVIMKNRRLDKTCNRSSHSDEPYNSRVNNFSFMRAGLQKPFQASSISRSMSNAISQRLASSSTALEGAVGLSSGRRGGFDPSEPIYTDPSLFEVTRCSNTAKSALSDNFHLM
- the Nompa gene encoding uncharacterized protein Nompa isoform X7, translating into MRRSISMLLTIWILVVLDLLVNVSAQTTCNGGLGRVVYERLPDQQLQGFDDDVVRDSAPPFRVLEKCQELCLRDRTATNNLVRACTSFDFQPGSRIASFSGAAEYEESTCYLTREQAQPEGIGNLMLVPNSVHFTEVCLASDRIERECPNRRYVFERHPRKKLKLPLTDIKEVSAANRTDCEDRCLNEFSFVCRSATYDTALRSCSLSRFTRRTHPELLEDDPNSDYLENTCLNAERRCDGLAVFVKEENKRLRGPFEVDIYTNLTLDECQALCLRAEKYFCRSVEFDEQTRQCVISEEDSVSQKDDIGVSSSPSHHFYDLVCLDNPRGSEYPDSSSSSHLFSDGRRPDTAFQRYRNSRLSGEFHSEITGRSLSECLDECLRQTSFQCRSAVYSEHYHTCRLSRFNQRDGNRIIYDADYDYYENLMHQYLDGDRDGPGYRPDPLGQDTNFGRPSLGRPGYPDDYDKGYSSSVKPDRYPDRMPDRYPDRYPDRYPDRYPDRYPDRRPLDDRYPDNRYPLGESDNYPDRYPVGDRYPDRYPAGDRYPAGDRYPAGDRYPAGDRYPAGDRYPAGDRYPVGDRYPAGDRYPAGDRYPAGDRYPAGDRYPTGDRYPSSDRYPVGDRYPDRYPISDRYPVRGGDRRPVSVNRYPDAGTLGRYPANDRYPVIHGVRLIPSRYPTDMIDRYPNTIDRYPLPEDPMDRYPMTLGDRTPIDRYPATGRYPDKDPYANRRYPPPGMFSHGFVDDVRGPQGQGPESRPPYGAGGGPYGPARPPVGGYGGYGDGGGIVGGGYIGEGGVYNSRPFGTAGGPIIGRPPLVSRCDEQDNFRQVGTHTRVRKPFVRRYTTASSLAQCERECADARDFVCRSFNYRPYAAPYGAERDNCELSDRDSRDMDMGNPVYYDSGSDYDFYERNNGRQGADGECLDVSQVCSEDGMEFTLRTPEGFIGRIYTYGYYDRCFFRGSGGTVNVLRISGPQGYPECGTQRYGDTMTNIVVVQFSDYVQTGRDKRFNLTCMFRGPGEAVVTSGYIGAGSGSPIPIEYLPAENTLSSRVRLMILYQGRPTTTIAVGDPLTFRLEAQDGYNYVTDIFATNVIARDPYSGRSVQLIDRYGCPVDNYVFPGLDRLRDGDSLEARFNAFKIPESNFLVFEANVRTCRDGCQPAYCSGGTGRSEPSFGRRRRDVNNDTVADEDEVSPITVTDGDSNNVSTTIFNATDPANDDMDNEEEEEHVREMIEVLDSRMDIEKDTVVEKQTKILENICITQNEYYGLVTAVGILVVLLASVVLLSMLVYRKYVYSVIMKNRRLDKTCNRSSHSDEPYNSRVNNFSFMRAGLQKPFQASSISRSMSNAISQRLASSSTALEGAVGLSSGRRGGFDPSEPIYTDPSLFEVTRCSNTAKSALSDNFHLM